A genome region from Terriglobales bacterium includes the following:
- a CDS encoding thiamine pyrophosphate-dependent dehydrogenase E1 component subunit alpha produces MATKTKERPLALETEPNSRSGNGAAPLSPEILKRLYSYMLKCRTVEEKARTLFKQGRYSGNYYPAVGQEATTVGTTIDLEEADYIAPSHRDFSSHILKGTPLKFLYAQLYARKTSPDQGRSSPAHCGYAPLNVITPSSTIAAQLNIGTGIAHAYKMQKKPNIVMALSGDGSTSLGFWHEALNFAGVYKLPIVYIVQNNLWAESVSLKQQTAVEDLSIKAQAYGFPGITVDGNDVVAVYRVAREAIHRARTGGGPTLIECKTYRWYGHSMIDPGTYRPPEEIEYWKSRDPIPFMERYLAKHNLWSDSWKEELLQQFNQEIDEAVEFAEKSPYAEPEECLDHVYSFSIRERELNRKTWTSSATTPANK; encoded by the coding sequence AACGGCGCCGCTCCGCTGAGTCCGGAAATTCTGAAGCGTTTGTATTCCTACATGCTGAAGTGCCGTACGGTCGAAGAAAAGGCGCGCACTCTTTTCAAGCAAGGCCGATATTCCGGGAACTATTATCCCGCGGTGGGGCAGGAAGCCACCACAGTCGGCACTACTATTGACCTGGAAGAAGCCGACTATATCGCCCCCTCTCATCGAGATTTCAGCTCCCACATCCTGAAAGGCACGCCGCTCAAGTTTTTATACGCACAACTATATGCGCGCAAAACCAGCCCCGACCAGGGACGCTCGTCACCGGCGCACTGCGGCTACGCCCCGCTGAATGTCATCACTCCATCTTCAACCATTGCGGCGCAACTGAACATCGGTACCGGCATTGCCCACGCTTACAAGATGCAGAAGAAGCCCAACATTGTGATGGCGCTTTCCGGCGACGGATCAACCAGTCTCGGATTCTGGCATGAGGCGCTGAATTTTGCCGGAGTGTACAAGCTGCCCATTGTTTACATCGTGCAGAATAATTTATGGGCGGAGTCGGTGAGCCTGAAGCAGCAGACAGCGGTGGAAGACCTGAGCATCAAGGCCCAGGCCTACGGCTTCCCCGGAATTACGGTGGATGGCAACGACGTCGTGGCTGTTTACCGGGTCGCCCGCGAGGCCATCCATCGAGCCCGTACCGGAGGCGGACCGACCCTGATTGAATGCAAGACTTACCGCTGGTACGGCCACTCCATGATTGATCCCGGCACCTATCGCCCACCTGAGGAAATCGAGTACTGGAAATCCAGAGATCCTATTCCCTTTATGGAACGCTATCTGGCCAAGCATAACCTCTGGTCCGATTCGTGGAAGGAAGAGCTGCTGCAGCAGTTCAACCAAGAAATTGATGAAGCGGTGGAGTTTGCCGAGAAGTCACCTTACGCCGAGCCGGAAGAGTGTTTGGACCATGTGTACAGCTTCAGCATCCGCGAGCGCGAGCTGAATCGCAAGACCTGGACCAGTTCGGCAACCACACCCGCGAATAAGTAA
- a CDS encoding SDR family oxidoreductase — MASSTEKSSRALSGKSVLITGAAKRIGRTCALAIAEAGADVAITYLRSRTEAQKTAREIAQHGVRALAIRCDVREESSVKAAVKEVIVELGRLDVLVNNAAFYETAEVDEITIEQWDNMFATNTRGPFLFSRAAAPELRKRRGRIINIGSLGGLRPWTSHAHYCESKAALHMQTRVLAKSFAPNIAVNCVAPGLIDSGEESSNAFMKKMAVKTPMRRNGTAADVAAAVLMMALAPHFVTGQILAVDGGLELV, encoded by the coding sequence ATGGCTTCATCTACAGAAAAAAGCAGCCGTGCGCTGAGTGGAAAGTCTGTGTTAATCACCGGCGCTGCCAAGCGCATTGGCCGCACTTGTGCTCTGGCCATAGCGGAAGCTGGCGCGGATGTGGCGATTACCTACCTGCGCTCGCGTACCGAGGCGCAAAAAACGGCGCGAGAAATTGCTCAGCATGGCGTGCGTGCACTGGCCATACGGTGCGACGTCCGCGAAGAAAGCAGCGTGAAAGCGGCGGTCAAAGAAGTAATTGTGGAACTCGGCCGGCTCGACGTGCTGGTTAACAACGCCGCTTTTTATGAGACTGCCGAAGTTGACGAGATTACTATCGAGCAATGGGACAACATGTTTGCCACCAACACGCGTGGCCCCTTTTTGTTTTCCCGTGCAGCGGCGCCCGAATTGCGCAAGCGCCGTGGACGCATCATTAATATTGGCTCGCTCGGCGGGCTGCGTCCCTGGACCTCGCACGCGCACTACTGCGAGTCGAAGGCTGCTCTGCATATGCAGACCCGCGTCCTGGCCAAGTCATTTGCGCCAAACATCGCCGTAAACTGCGTCGCCCCCGGATTAATTGATTCCGGCGAAGAAAGTTCCAACGCCTTTATGAAAAAGATGGCAGTCAAGACTCCCATGCGCCGCAACGGCACTGCGGCCGACGTCGCCGCTGCGGTGCTAATGATGGCACTCGCCCCGCACTTCGTTACGGGACAAATTCTCGCCGTGGATGGTGGTTTGGAGTTGGTGTGA
- a CDS encoding alpha-ketoacid dehydrogenase subunit beta, with amino-acid sequence MALSTYIDAINTALTEEMRRDERVYIIGEDVGVMGGAFKATKGLLEEFGPERVIDSPLAEGIIVSSSIGAAMVGMRPVPEIQFSDFITPAMDALTQQAAKLRYRSAGTQTCPITLRVCYGGGVSGGLYHSQTNTTWFIHEPGLIVLAPSTPYDAKGLLKAAIRDDNPVIYFEHKKLYRSMKEEIPEDDFVVPIGKAIVRREGKDVTAVSYGYTMQLTLQAAEKMQEKGVSVEVIDLRTLSPIDKDSFLESVAKTSRLVIVQEDHRTLGIGSEISAIVAEEAFDCLDAPIARVTAPDVPAIPFAAPLEKFYMPSVEKIMSAIERTIEY; translated from the coding sequence ATGGCACTTTCGACTTATATTGACGCGATCAACACCGCCCTGACGGAAGAGATGCGGCGCGATGAGCGCGTGTACATCATCGGCGAAGACGTGGGCGTCATGGGCGGCGCCTTCAAAGCGACCAAAGGTCTGCTCGAGGAGTTTGGCCCGGAGCGGGTGATTGATTCTCCGCTGGCGGAAGGCATTATTGTCAGCTCTTCCATCGGCGCGGCCATGGTGGGCATGAGGCCGGTGCCGGAAATTCAATTTTCCGATTTCATCACGCCAGCCATGGACGCCCTTACACAACAGGCCGCCAAGCTACGCTATCGCAGCGCCGGCACGCAGACATGCCCGATCACGCTGCGCGTCTGTTATGGCGGAGGCGTAAGCGGTGGGCTGTATCACTCGCAGACCAATACAACATGGTTCATCCACGAGCCCGGGCTGATTGTGCTGGCGCCCTCGACTCCGTACGACGCCAAGGGGTTGCTGAAAGCCGCGATCCGCGACGACAATCCCGTAATTTATTTTGAGCACAAGAAGCTCTACCGCTCGATGAAAGAAGAGATTCCCGAAGACGACTTCGTTGTGCCCATTGGAAAGGCCATTGTGCGCCGCGAGGGCAAAGATGTCACCGCAGTTTCTTACGGCTACACCATGCAGCTCACTCTGCAGGCGGCGGAAAAAATGCAGGAAAAAGGCGTGAGCGTGGAAGTGATTGACCTGCGCACGCTGTCTCCGATTGATAAAGACAGCTTCCTGGAATCGGTGGCGAAAACCAGCCGGCTGGTGATCGTGCAGGAAGATCACCGCACGCTCGGCATTGGTTCGGAGATTTCAGCCATCGTTGCGGAAGAAGCCTTCGATTGCCTCGATGCCCCCATCGCACGCGTGACCGCACCTGATGTCCCCGCAATTCCCTTTGCCGCGCCGCTGGAGAAGTTCTACATGCCATCGGTTGAGAAGATCATGAGTGCAATCGAGCGGACGATAGAGTACTAG